The proteins below are encoded in one region of Podarcis raffonei isolate rPodRaf1 chromosome 8, rPodRaf1.pri, whole genome shotgun sequence:
- the PHACTR4 gene encoding phosphatase and actin regulator 4 isoform X3: MGQTRYSRPVNPAPSAEEVDQPSQDAGMGADVLESGDTTPPSKRKSKFSGFGKIFKPWKWRKKKSSGKFKETSEDDEEPDKLSHDALKNGHTIPIDGSGIVGLAHLEEETGKRTSLKKPVPLEELKKSQGTLDGHPNSEVEHHHHHHDSHAPKQPLLPPKRPLSSSSQETSNMQARDLGLPSSTARTMPSSTVAAATSTAKGVNFSTAPSPAPRTVPSAFTNARTTVATNATTAAPAKQPPVPPPKPMNRNSNPLIAELTQAISSGTALSKPSPPLPPKRGIPLNLPSSLESAAAPKSPNERSSYPSSIPAHMLPPHPPPSPSPPLPSHIPPEPAHVPLPSSTPGAEPPLLSELRAETPQEGLSVLDAGKRMAEQGFGEPRMPSRLPPLPLHIRIQQALTSPLPSTPPAEGSHRAHSLLFENEGSYDDNGTLGRTKSLPVTIEMLKVPDDDEEEEGVQEDVHHSNSHVYIGESPTVTVIPRLSLQTVQDEEEGPSDSDSEGPILYKEEEEEDEEDDSHNTALANKVKRKDTLAMKLGNMAPRQELPEENTTFPRKSKEEWQEIRQQIGTTLIRRLSQRPTAEELEQRNILQQKNEADRQAEKREIKRRLTRKLSQRPTVAELQARKILRFNEYVEVTDAQDYDRRADKPWTKLTPADKAAIRKELNEFKSSEMEVHEESKQFTRFHRP, from the exons CTGAGGAGGTGGATCAGCCATCACAAGATGCTGGAATGGGGGCTGACGTTCTGGAATCTGGTGACACGACACCTCCTTCCAAGAGAAAAAGCAAGTTTTCAGGTTTTGGCAAGATCTTTAAACCTTGGAagtggagaaaaaagaaaagcagtggcAAGTTTAAGGAGACTTCGGAAG atGATGAGGAGCCAGACAAACTCAGCCACGATGCCTTGAAAAATGGACACACTATCCCCATTGACGGTTCTGGGATTGTCGGCCTTGCACACCTGGAGGAAGAGACTGGAAAAAGAACAAGCCTTAAGAAACCTGTTCCATTAGAGGAGCTGAAGAAATCACAAG GAACCTTGGACGGCCATCCCAATTCAGAAGTGgagcaccaccaccatcatcatgatTCTCATGCTCCTAAACAGCCTCTGCTTCCCCCGAAACGACCTTTGTCATCCTCCTCTCAGGAAACAAGCAACATGCAGGCGAGGGATCTTGGTCTTCCCAGCAGCACCGCAAGGACTATGCCTTCCTCCACAGTTGCGGCTGCCACCAGCACAGCGAAAGGGGTCAATTTTTCCACTGCTCCCTCCCCAGCCCCTAGGACTGTACCCTCTGCTTTCACAAATGCTCGCACTACTGTTGCTACAAATGCTACCACGGCAGCACCAGCCAAGCAACCCCCTGTTCCACCCCCCAAGCCAATGAATAGGAATAGCAACCCCTTAATAG CTGAATTGACTCAAGCAATCAGTAGTGGCACAGCTTTGTCTAAGCCTTCTCCGCCTTTGCCTCCCAAGAGAGGCATCCCATTAAACTTGCCTTCATCCCTTGAATCGGCTGCTGCTCCCAAGTCACCTAATGAAAGGTCGTCCTACCCTTCCTCGATACCGGCGCACATGCTGCCACCTCACCCGCCGCCTTCtccttccccacctctgccttcgCACATTCCTCCAGAACCTGCCCATGTCCCTttgccttcctccacccctggggcAGAGCCTCCCCTTCTCTCCGAACTGCGGGCGGAAACCCCGCAGGAAGGGCTCTCTGTGCTAGATGCAGGCAAGAGGATGGCCGAGCAGGGCTTTGGAGAGCCTCGGATGCCTTCGCGGCTGCCCCCGCTCCCGCTCCACATCCGCATCCAGCAAGCGCTGACGAGCCCCCTGCCATCAACACCACCAGCAGAAGGCTCACACAGGGCACACTCGCTGCTCTTTGAGAACGAAGGCTCCTATGACGACAACGGGACCCTGGGCAGAACGAAGTCACTGCCGGTTACTATTGAGATGCTGAAAGT TCCAGACgatgatgaagaggaggaaggtGTCCAAGAGGATGTGCATCATTCCAATTCCCATGTTTACATTGGAGAGTCTCCCACTGTTACGGTCATTCCCAGGCTCAGCCTCCAGACAGTACAGGATGAAGAGGAGGGTCCAAGCGACTCAGACTCCGAGGGACCTATTCtgtacaaggaggaggaggaagaggatgaagaAGATGACAGCCATAACA CTGCACTAGCCAACAAAGTCAAGAGGAAAGATACCCTAGCCATGAAACTGGGCAACATGGCTCCCAGGCAGGAGCTGCCAGAAGAGAACACCACGTTTCCTCGGAAGAGCAAGGAAGAGTGGCAGGAAATCCGCCAGCAGATTGGGACGACACTGATCAG GCGATTAAGTCAGAGACCAACAGCAGAAGAATTGGAGCAAAGGAATATACTTCAAC AAAAAAATGAGGCTGACCGGCAAGCTGAAAAAAGGGAAATAAAGCGCAGGCTCACCAGAAAG CTTAGTCAAAGGCCTACTGTGGCTGAACTGCAGGCAAGGAAGATCCTGAGGTTTAATGAATATGTGGAGGTAACAGATGCCCAGGACTACGACAGGCGAGCAGACAAGCCATGGACCAAATTAACCCCTGCTGACAAG GCTGCCATCCGGAAGGAGCTGAATGAGTTCAAGAGCTCTGAAATGGAAGTCCACGAAGAGAGCAAGCAGTTCACACG GTTTCATCGGCCATGA
- the PHACTR4 gene encoding phosphatase and actin regulator 4 isoform X1, with protein MGQTRYSRPVNPAPSAEEVDQPSQDAGMGADVLESGDTTPPSKRKSKFSGFGKIFKPWKWRKKKSSGKFKETSEVLERKISMRKPREELIKRGVLLEDLEQDDEEPDKLSHDALKNGHTIPIDGSGIVGLAHLEEETGKRTSLKKPVPLEELKKSQGTLDGHPNSEVEHHHHHHDSHAPKQPLLPPKRPLSSSSQETSNMQARDLGLPSSTARTMPSSTVAAATSTAKGVNFSTAPSPAPRTVPSAFTNARTTVATNATTAAPAKQPPVPPPKPMNRNSNPLIAELTQAISSGTALSKPSPPLPPKRGIPLNLPSSLESAAAPKSPNERSSYPSSIPAHMLPPHPPPSPSPPLPSHIPPEPAHVPLPSSTPGAEPPLLSELRAETPQEGLSVLDAGKRMAEQGFGEPRMPSRLPPLPLHIRIQQALTSPLPSTPPAEGSHRAHSLLFENEGSYDDNGTLGRTKSLPVTIEMLKVPDDDEEEEGVQEDVHHSNSHVYIGESPTVTVIPRLSLQTVQDEEEGPSDSDSEGPILYKEEEEEDEEDDSHNTALANKVKRKDTLAMKLGNMAPRQELPEENTTFPRKSKEEWQEIRQQIGTTLIRRLSQRPTAEELEQRNILQQKNEADRQAEKREIKRRLTRKLSQRPTVAELQARKILRFNEYVEVTDAQDYDRRADKPWTKLTPADKAAIRKELNEFKSSEMEVHEESKQFTRFHRP; from the exons CTGAGGAGGTGGATCAGCCATCACAAGATGCTGGAATGGGGGCTGACGTTCTGGAATCTGGTGACACGACACCTCCTTCCAAGAGAAAAAGCAAGTTTTCAGGTTTTGGCAAGATCTTTAAACCTTGGAagtggagaaaaaagaaaagcagtggcAAGTTTAAGGAGACTTCGGAAG TTTTAGAACGAAAGATTTCAATGCGAAAGCCAAGAGAGGAGCTCATTAAAAGAGGGGTTCTGTTGGAAGACCTTGAACAGG atGATGAGGAGCCAGACAAACTCAGCCACGATGCCTTGAAAAATGGACACACTATCCCCATTGACGGTTCTGGGATTGTCGGCCTTGCACACCTGGAGGAAGAGACTGGAAAAAGAACAAGCCTTAAGAAACCTGTTCCATTAGAGGAGCTGAAGAAATCACAAG GAACCTTGGACGGCCATCCCAATTCAGAAGTGgagcaccaccaccatcatcatgatTCTCATGCTCCTAAACAGCCTCTGCTTCCCCCGAAACGACCTTTGTCATCCTCCTCTCAGGAAACAAGCAACATGCAGGCGAGGGATCTTGGTCTTCCCAGCAGCACCGCAAGGACTATGCCTTCCTCCACAGTTGCGGCTGCCACCAGCACAGCGAAAGGGGTCAATTTTTCCACTGCTCCCTCCCCAGCCCCTAGGACTGTACCCTCTGCTTTCACAAATGCTCGCACTACTGTTGCTACAAATGCTACCACGGCAGCACCAGCCAAGCAACCCCCTGTTCCACCCCCCAAGCCAATGAATAGGAATAGCAACCCCTTAATAG CTGAATTGACTCAAGCAATCAGTAGTGGCACAGCTTTGTCTAAGCCTTCTCCGCCTTTGCCTCCCAAGAGAGGCATCCCATTAAACTTGCCTTCATCCCTTGAATCGGCTGCTGCTCCCAAGTCACCTAATGAAAGGTCGTCCTACCCTTCCTCGATACCGGCGCACATGCTGCCACCTCACCCGCCGCCTTCtccttccccacctctgccttcgCACATTCCTCCAGAACCTGCCCATGTCCCTttgccttcctccacccctggggcAGAGCCTCCCCTTCTCTCCGAACTGCGGGCGGAAACCCCGCAGGAAGGGCTCTCTGTGCTAGATGCAGGCAAGAGGATGGCCGAGCAGGGCTTTGGAGAGCCTCGGATGCCTTCGCGGCTGCCCCCGCTCCCGCTCCACATCCGCATCCAGCAAGCGCTGACGAGCCCCCTGCCATCAACACCACCAGCAGAAGGCTCACACAGGGCACACTCGCTGCTCTTTGAGAACGAAGGCTCCTATGACGACAACGGGACCCTGGGCAGAACGAAGTCACTGCCGGTTACTATTGAGATGCTGAAAGT TCCAGACgatgatgaagaggaggaaggtGTCCAAGAGGATGTGCATCATTCCAATTCCCATGTTTACATTGGAGAGTCTCCCACTGTTACGGTCATTCCCAGGCTCAGCCTCCAGACAGTACAGGATGAAGAGGAGGGTCCAAGCGACTCAGACTCCGAGGGACCTATTCtgtacaaggaggaggaggaagaggatgaagaAGATGACAGCCATAACA CTGCACTAGCCAACAAAGTCAAGAGGAAAGATACCCTAGCCATGAAACTGGGCAACATGGCTCCCAGGCAGGAGCTGCCAGAAGAGAACACCACGTTTCCTCGGAAGAGCAAGGAAGAGTGGCAGGAAATCCGCCAGCAGATTGGGACGACACTGATCAG GCGATTAAGTCAGAGACCAACAGCAGAAGAATTGGAGCAAAGGAATATACTTCAAC AAAAAAATGAGGCTGACCGGCAAGCTGAAAAAAGGGAAATAAAGCGCAGGCTCACCAGAAAG CTTAGTCAAAGGCCTACTGTGGCTGAACTGCAGGCAAGGAAGATCCTGAGGTTTAATGAATATGTGGAGGTAACAGATGCCCAGGACTACGACAGGCGAGCAGACAAGCCATGGACCAAATTAACCCCTGCTGACAAG GCTGCCATCCGGAAGGAGCTGAATGAGTTCAAGAGCTCTGAAATGGAAGTCCACGAAGAGAGCAAGCAGTTCACACG GTTTCATCGGCCATGA
- the PHACTR4 gene encoding phosphatase and actin regulator 4 isoform X2, which translates to MSQETEDSIAEEVDQPSQDAGMGADVLESGDTTPPSKRKSKFSGFGKIFKPWKWRKKKSSGKFKETSEVLERKISMRKPREELIKRGVLLEDLEQDDEEPDKLSHDALKNGHTIPIDGSGIVGLAHLEEETGKRTSLKKPVPLEELKKSQGTLDGHPNSEVEHHHHHHDSHAPKQPLLPPKRPLSSSSQETSNMQARDLGLPSSTARTMPSSTVAAATSTAKGVNFSTAPSPAPRTVPSAFTNARTTVATNATTAAPAKQPPVPPPKPMNRNSNPLIAELTQAISSGTALSKPSPPLPPKRGIPLNLPSSLESAAAPKSPNERSSYPSSIPAHMLPPHPPPSPSPPLPSHIPPEPAHVPLPSSTPGAEPPLLSELRAETPQEGLSVLDAGKRMAEQGFGEPRMPSRLPPLPLHIRIQQALTSPLPSTPPAEGSHRAHSLLFENEGSYDDNGTLGRTKSLPVTIEMLKVPDDDEEEEGVQEDVHHSNSHVYIGESPTVTVIPRLSLQTVQDEEEGPSDSDSEGPILYKEEEEEDEEDDSHNTALANKVKRKDTLAMKLGNMAPRQELPEENTTFPRKSKEEWQEIRQQIGTTLIRRLSQRPTAEELEQRNILQQKNEADRQAEKREIKRRLTRKLSQRPTVAELQARKILRFNEYVEVTDAQDYDRRADKPWTKLTPADKAAIRKELNEFKSSEMEVHEESKQFTRFHRP; encoded by the exons CTGAGGAGGTGGATCAGCCATCACAAGATGCTGGAATGGGGGCTGACGTTCTGGAATCTGGTGACACGACACCTCCTTCCAAGAGAAAAAGCAAGTTTTCAGGTTTTGGCAAGATCTTTAAACCTTGGAagtggagaaaaaagaaaagcagtggcAAGTTTAAGGAGACTTCGGAAG TTTTAGAACGAAAGATTTCAATGCGAAAGCCAAGAGAGGAGCTCATTAAAAGAGGGGTTCTGTTGGAAGACCTTGAACAGG atGATGAGGAGCCAGACAAACTCAGCCACGATGCCTTGAAAAATGGACACACTATCCCCATTGACGGTTCTGGGATTGTCGGCCTTGCACACCTGGAGGAAGAGACTGGAAAAAGAACAAGCCTTAAGAAACCTGTTCCATTAGAGGAGCTGAAGAAATCACAAG GAACCTTGGACGGCCATCCCAATTCAGAAGTGgagcaccaccaccatcatcatgatTCTCATGCTCCTAAACAGCCTCTGCTTCCCCCGAAACGACCTTTGTCATCCTCCTCTCAGGAAACAAGCAACATGCAGGCGAGGGATCTTGGTCTTCCCAGCAGCACCGCAAGGACTATGCCTTCCTCCACAGTTGCGGCTGCCACCAGCACAGCGAAAGGGGTCAATTTTTCCACTGCTCCCTCCCCAGCCCCTAGGACTGTACCCTCTGCTTTCACAAATGCTCGCACTACTGTTGCTACAAATGCTACCACGGCAGCACCAGCCAAGCAACCCCCTGTTCCACCCCCCAAGCCAATGAATAGGAATAGCAACCCCTTAATAG CTGAATTGACTCAAGCAATCAGTAGTGGCACAGCTTTGTCTAAGCCTTCTCCGCCTTTGCCTCCCAAGAGAGGCATCCCATTAAACTTGCCTTCATCCCTTGAATCGGCTGCTGCTCCCAAGTCACCTAATGAAAGGTCGTCCTACCCTTCCTCGATACCGGCGCACATGCTGCCACCTCACCCGCCGCCTTCtccttccccacctctgccttcgCACATTCCTCCAGAACCTGCCCATGTCCCTttgccttcctccacccctggggcAGAGCCTCCCCTTCTCTCCGAACTGCGGGCGGAAACCCCGCAGGAAGGGCTCTCTGTGCTAGATGCAGGCAAGAGGATGGCCGAGCAGGGCTTTGGAGAGCCTCGGATGCCTTCGCGGCTGCCCCCGCTCCCGCTCCACATCCGCATCCAGCAAGCGCTGACGAGCCCCCTGCCATCAACACCACCAGCAGAAGGCTCACACAGGGCACACTCGCTGCTCTTTGAGAACGAAGGCTCCTATGACGACAACGGGACCCTGGGCAGAACGAAGTCACTGCCGGTTACTATTGAGATGCTGAAAGT TCCAGACgatgatgaagaggaggaaggtGTCCAAGAGGATGTGCATCATTCCAATTCCCATGTTTACATTGGAGAGTCTCCCACTGTTACGGTCATTCCCAGGCTCAGCCTCCAGACAGTACAGGATGAAGAGGAGGGTCCAAGCGACTCAGACTCCGAGGGACCTATTCtgtacaaggaggaggaggaagaggatgaagaAGATGACAGCCATAACA CTGCACTAGCCAACAAAGTCAAGAGGAAAGATACCCTAGCCATGAAACTGGGCAACATGGCTCCCAGGCAGGAGCTGCCAGAAGAGAACACCACGTTTCCTCGGAAGAGCAAGGAAGAGTGGCAGGAAATCCGCCAGCAGATTGGGACGACACTGATCAG GCGATTAAGTCAGAGACCAACAGCAGAAGAATTGGAGCAAAGGAATATACTTCAAC AAAAAAATGAGGCTGACCGGCAAGCTGAAAAAAGGGAAATAAAGCGCAGGCTCACCAGAAAG CTTAGTCAAAGGCCTACTGTGGCTGAACTGCAGGCAAGGAAGATCCTGAGGTTTAATGAATATGTGGAGGTAACAGATGCCCAGGACTACGACAGGCGAGCAGACAAGCCATGGACCAAATTAACCCCTGCTGACAAG GCTGCCATCCGGAAGGAGCTGAATGAGTTCAAGAGCTCTGAAATGGAAGTCCACGAAGAGAGCAAGCAGTTCACACG GTTTCATCGGCCATGA